A section of the Drosophila sechellia strain sech25 chromosome 3L, ASM438219v1, whole genome shotgun sequence genome encodes:
- the LOC6605488 gene encoding uncharacterized protein LOC6605488 isoform X1 → MNGGFQRCQHTWCCQKTHPCIYVRNKAMQGNGYRLGGSVGTDLKEGMRKFGTEAQGTSGIVGTSPCKFGKPKGQVPRKDTRNLITGKTCLNKVGSTSKSLPSQVMQNPKSKSDLEQNQNALVKVNTKRRRERKKTPKRSTAGNIEQPLDDDGIWFECNVPFRVNIPFPISMKNLFGSQLFQGNSNYQILKAVVPEGKFQKNSKLEWPLSFSMRPALPNPDLQSSSSSTKAITFTKKKGFRRGNKASPCETSTQTIEEEYDPVLICLEQIRNQLAGKTSEGQEKNLSRCFAEKSTNVSGIQKERNEAGVENSKQSSPNEPIEPEKDDKSENSKPSNPQETASLGSFKNSSSRNSLNILPQPKSETNNKEKKSTPPKTQAKSNADSSSVSRESQKKPEEKVEADSNRKDGDLKKPKETDKKTNFVCVPTPILKPHICLCRIRRVIPKFTRVMMPSAVCQPLFVNGCRMPKWQTHRQSNQHCCQCIHAQGHQARIPSTTASRKDAIQYEEVKSESCEKPMSMGKRGFMKRESVQPNRRLEESSLNKNICFRDRISTYSQSTEMELPTKQCPQYDCSYTSSRTNTDCDYRSSNSEFRSSKSVKSKSSQKSSDMSVSNSSYTATSVNPSERECFSEGSKTKEKCSKKSSPDRSSNISSHESLPSSRKTSHSSLKNSSKTKKSFQRNEVKQNINKNQDIPRNQTRNKRKQRHKNRMSSGGETFPENSTDCEHDEVSEVAEAQTPSTSKNSISKALKPSQNKSAININESNISRNSDHLISERNTRKESSQESEKRNPDQRINLDSHQNTEVNPKQTTDQSCNTNLEVSFRQRSNSAPECWMLQFAQGNPTNRYEKSHPNSQENCKERPSCSENVLVLKDETCESDSDDYELVRCNDISTEEETVTANFRECETPNYSINASIINQLRNEESSISSTQSQITFILADDQRLNDLNISQQDQGREKPPMVQVPFRMSSTEELGISQPKQLRKLGLNFTRLNTNQLQMAPATTRHLPVQTQKTKRTRNRNCNSSVGQMNGSSVGQMNGVFVLASSPSTRTDTAEQSIERRNRTLQNINYPGGSHSLSNNPPSPSQTSYPVLRRIQRNDSNYSQSGRFISVSSQYPEQLNKYYENQHRQDEYRTCNINNSDQSHRDSHQNEERSHNSAIVGASGYSNDFTWTDPPPNSRLVAPNTSTDVETLETVTLMHPRKLRSCESAGTRNQANANDNTVLIETTTPCNREILLQACGRPPCNSCPHHYTGLPPSLHQGFTKPPDHMLQPQISVSAPQNITPFDEGFLIDPRDQWMTTKLPASAPAMQHQFQMKEQYQPEHRSYHQFQEPVHNPDPSSSQPRNHGYNPQLKENIRMLPDGFYERTVNKYNITRMDSNFQPPEFSLQPDFLHGEQHPTFRQHSCPYSNQYHHPQLMMTAVPDPNRRYIPPQNQNQYPVEMFWPQQNVHLDYYDQSEYQI, encoded by the exons atgaaCGGCGGTTTTCAGAGGTGTCAGCACACCTGGTGCTGCCAAAAAACGCATCCTTGCATTTATGTACGAAATAAAGCCATGCAGGGAAATGGCTATAGATTAGGTGGATCAGTTGGAACAGATTTGAAAGAGGGTATGAGGAAGTTCGGGACAGAAGCCCAAGGAACTTCAGGGATTGTTGGCACTTCTCCATGTAAATTTGGCAAACCAAAAGGACAAGTTCCGCGCAAAGATACACGAAACTTAATAACAG GAaaaacatgtttaaataaagttGGATCCACAAGTAAATCCTTGCCAAGTCAAGTAATGCAAAATCCAAAGTCAAAATCAGATTTGGAACAAAATCAAAACGCGCTTGTTAAAGTCAATACTAAGCGTAGAAGAGAACGGAAAAAGACGCCTAAAAGATCAACAGCTGGAAATATTGAACAGCCCTTAGATGACGATGGTATATG GTTTGAATGCAATGTGCCCTTTCGAGTAAATATTCCCTTTCCTATTAGCATGAAGAATCTATTTGGTTCGCAGTTGTTTCAAGGCAATAGCAACTATCAGATCCTTAAAGCTGTTGTCCCGGAGGGAAAGTTTCAGAAGAATAGTAAGCTAGAGTGGCCATTAAGCTTCTCAATGCGTCCAGCTCTTCCAAATCCAGATCTGCAATCTAGCAGTTCATCCACCAAAGCAATAACATTCACAAAGAAAAAAGGATTTAGACGTGGAAATAAAGCTTCGCCCTGCGAAACATCTACTCAAACCATCGAAGAAGAATACGATCCTGTTTTGATCTGCCTCGAACAAATTAGAAATCAACTGGCTGGCAAAACTTCTGAAGGTCAAGAGAAAAACTTATCACGCTGCTTTGCTGAGAAATCTACAAATGTAAGTGGCATTCAGAAGGAAAGAAATGAAGCCGGTGTGGAAAATTCTAAGCAGTCATCCCCAAATGAACCCATTGAACCTGAGAAAGACGATAAAAGTGAGAATTCGAAGCCCTCTAATCCACAAGAGACAGCATCATTAGGAAGTTTTAAGAATAGTTCATCAAGGAATTCTTTAAACATATTACCGCAACCTAAATCAGAGACCAACAATAAGGAGAAGAAAAGTACGCCTCCTAAAACTCAGGCAAAATCAAATGCCGATTCTTCATCGGTTTCTAGAGAAAGTCAGAAAAAGCCGGAAGAAAAAGTAGAAGCTGATTCAAATCGTAAGGATGGAGACTTGAAAAAACCAAAGGAAACCGATAagaaaactaattttgtatGTGTTCCCACGCCCATTTTAAAACCACATATTTGTCTGTGCAGGATACGAAGAGTTATTCCAAAGTTTACAAGGGTTATGATGCCGAGTGCAGTGTGCCAGCCTCTTTTTGTGAATGGATGTCGAATGCCGAAATGGCAAACTCATAGGCAAAGCAACCAACATTGCTGCCAATGTATCCACGCACAAGGACATCAAGCTCGAATACCTTCTACAACTGCATCTAGGAAGGATGCCATACAATATGAAGAAGTAAAATCAGAATCATGTGAAAAACCGATGTCAATGGGCAAACGGGGTTTTATGAAACGAGAATCGGTTCAGCCTAATAGAAGACTCGAAGAGTCTTCCTTAAATAAGAACATTTGCTTTAGGGATCGCATCTCCACTTACAGTCAATCAACCGAAATGGAGCTGCCCACAAAACAATGTCCTCAATATGATTGTTCATATACTTCCAGCAGAACCAATACTGATTGCGACTATAGATCCTCAAATAGCGAATTTAGATCCTCGAAGAGTGTGAAGAGTAAAAGTTCACAAAAATCTTCTGATATGAGTGTTTCAAATAGTAGTTATACTGCCACAAGTGTTAATCCCAGTGAAAGGGAGTGTTTTTCAGAAGGATCGAAGACCAAGGAAAAATGCTCAAAGAAATCTTCTCCAGATAGAAGCTCAAATATAAGCAGCCACGAATCCCTGCCATCGTCTAGAAAAACATCTCATAGTTCTCTAAAGAATAGTtcgaaaacgaaaaaatcTTTCCAACGAAATGaagttaaacaaaatataaataaaaatcaagatatTCCACGAAATCAAACAAGAAATAAACGAAAACAACGACATAAGAATCGTATGAGTTCTGGAGGCGAAACTTTTCCAGAGAACTCCACAGATTGTGAACATGATGAAGTCTCTGAAGTGGCAGAAGCACAAACTCCAAGCACATCCAAAAACAGTATCTCAAAAGCTTTGAAACCaagtcaaaataaaagtgccattaatataaatgaaagtAACATCAGTAGAAACTCGGACCATTTGATTTCTGAAAGAAATACGCGAAAAGAAAGTTCGCAAGAAAGTGAGAAACGAAACCCGGATCAAAGAATAAATTTAGATAGCCATCAAAACACTGAGGTTAATCCAAAACAAACTACAGATCAAAGTTGCAATACAAATCTAGAAGTATCTTTCAGGCAGCGATCAAATTCAGCTCCAGAATGCTGGATGCTTCAATTCGCCCAAGGAAACCCAACAAATAGATATGAAAAATCACATCCAAATTCACAGGAAAATTGCAAAGAAAGACCCAGTTGTTCGGAAAACGTACTTGTACTCAAGGACGAAACTTGTGAAAGTGATTCAGATGACTATGAACTCGTTAGATGCAATGATATCTCAACAGAAGAAGAGACTGTAACTGCGAACTTTCGTGAATGCGAAACTCCGAACTACAGTATAAATGCAAGTATTATAAATCAACTTCGAAATGAGGAAAGCTCGATTAGTTCTACACAAAGCCAAATAACCTTTATCCTTGCCGACGATCAACGTCTAAATGATCTTAACATATCACAACAGGACCAAGGAAG GGAAAAACCACCAATGGTGCAAGTACCTTTTCGTATGAGCAGCACGGAAGAATTGGGCATTTCCCAGCCAAAACAATT GAGGAAATTGGGTCTAAACTTCACGAGACTCAATACCAATCAACTTCAAATGGCACCAGCGACTACAAGACACCTTCCAGTACAAActcagaaaacaaaaagaacaaggaaTCGAAACTGCAATTCTTCTGTTGGTCAGATGAACGGTTCTTCTGTTGGTCAGATGAACGGTGTATTTGTTCTAGCTTCTTCGCCATCTACTAGAACGGATACAGCAGAACAATCCATTGAAAGGAGAAATAGGACTCTGCAGAATATAAATTATCCAGGCGGTTCACATTCTTTGAGTAACAATCCACCATCCCCATCCCAAACATCTTACCCAGTACTTAGACGTATTCAAAGAAATGATTCAAACTATTCGCAAAGCGGAAGATTCATTTCGGTTAGCAGCCAATATCCTGAGCAACTGAATAAGTATTACGAAAATCAGCACAGACAAGATGAATACAGAACttgtaatataaataatagtgACCAAAGCCACCGAGATAGTCATCAAAACGAAGAAAGGTCGCATAATTCAGCTATAGTTGGAGCTTCTGGGTATTCTAATGACTTTACTTGGACAGATCCACCTCCGAACTCCCGATTAGTAGCTCCCAATACATCGACTGATGTGGAAACACTGGAAACGGTGACCCTAATGCATCCTCGAAAACTTCGTAGTTGTGAAAGTGCTGGGACCAGAAACCAGGCAAATGCCAATGATAACACAGTTCTTATAGAGACAACAACTCCATGTAACAGGGAAATTCTACTCCAGGCCTGTGGACGGCCGCCCTGTAACTCTTGTCCTCATCACTACACGGGTCTTCCCCCAAGTCTCCATCAAGGATTTACGAAGCCTCCGGATCATATGCTACAACCGCAGATCTCTGTGAGTGCTCCACAAAATATCACTCCCTTCGATGAGGGATTCCTTATAGATCCGCGGGATCAGTGGATGACCACTAAGTTACCAGCTTCAGCACCAGCCATGCAGCATCAATTTCAAATGAAGGAACAGTATCAGCCGGAACATAGATCCTATCATCAATTTCAGGAACCTGTACATAATCCAGACCCAAGTTCCTCTCAGCCCAGAAACCATGGCTACAATCCTCAACTAAAAGAGAACATTCGAATGCTTCCAGATGGATTCTATGAACGCACCGTAAATAAGTATAACATAACACGCATGGATTCAAACTTTCAGCCACCGGAATTTTCACTGCAGCCAGATTTTCTTCACGGAGAACAGCACCCTACTTTCAGACAGCACTCTTGTCCATATAGCAATCAATATCATCATCCGCAACTGATGATGACAGCCGTCCCAGATCCCAATCGACGTTATATTCcaccacaaaaccaaaaccaataCCCAGTCGAGATGTTCTGGCCACAGCAAAATGTACATTTGGATTACTATGATCAATCGGAATACCAAATTTAA
- the LOC6605488 gene encoding uncharacterized protein LOC6605488 isoform X2, which yields MNGGFQRCQHTWCCQKTHPCIYVRNKAMQGNGYRLGGSVGTDLKEGMRKFGTEAQGTSGIVGTSPCKFGKPKGQVPRKDTRNLITGKTCLNKVGSTSKSLPSQVMQNPKSKSDLEQNQNALVKVNTKRRRERKKTPKRSTAGNIEQPLDDDGICMKNLFGSQLFQGNSNYQILKAVVPEGKFQKNSKLEWPLSFSMRPALPNPDLQSSSSSTKAITFTKKKGFRRGNKASPCETSTQTIEEEYDPVLICLEQIRNQLAGKTSEGQEKNLSRCFAEKSTNVSGIQKERNEAGVENSKQSSPNEPIEPEKDDKSENSKPSNPQETASLGSFKNSSSRNSLNILPQPKSETNNKEKKSTPPKTQAKSNADSSSVSRESQKKPEEKVEADSNRKDGDLKKPKETDKKTNFVCVPTPILKPHICLCRIRRVIPKFTRVMMPSAVCQPLFVNGCRMPKWQTHRQSNQHCCQCIHAQGHQARIPSTTASRKDAIQYEEVKSESCEKPMSMGKRGFMKRESVQPNRRLEESSLNKNICFRDRISTYSQSTEMELPTKQCPQYDCSYTSSRTNTDCDYRSSNSEFRSSKSVKSKSSQKSSDMSVSNSSYTATSVNPSERECFSEGSKTKEKCSKKSSPDRSSNISSHESLPSSRKTSHSSLKNSSKTKKSFQRNEVKQNINKNQDIPRNQTRNKRKQRHKNRMSSGGETFPENSTDCEHDEVSEVAEAQTPSTSKNSISKALKPSQNKSAININESNISRNSDHLISERNTRKESSQESEKRNPDQRINLDSHQNTEVNPKQTTDQSCNTNLEVSFRQRSNSAPECWMLQFAQGNPTNRYEKSHPNSQENCKERPSCSENVLVLKDETCESDSDDYELVRCNDISTEEETVTANFRECETPNYSINASIINQLRNEESSISSTQSQITFILADDQRLNDLNISQQDQGREKPPMVQVPFRMSSTEELGISQPKQLRKLGLNFTRLNTNQLQMAPATTRHLPVQTQKTKRTRNRNCNSSVGQMNGSSVGQMNGVFVLASSPSTRTDTAEQSIERRNRTLQNINYPGGSHSLSNNPPSPSQTSYPVLRRIQRNDSNYSQSGRFISVSSQYPEQLNKYYENQHRQDEYRTCNINNSDQSHRDSHQNEERSHNSAIVGASGYSNDFTWTDPPPNSRLVAPNTSTDVETLETVTLMHPRKLRSCESAGTRNQANANDNTVLIETTTPCNREILLQACGRPPCNSCPHHYTGLPPSLHQGFTKPPDHMLQPQISVSAPQNITPFDEGFLIDPRDQWMTTKLPASAPAMQHQFQMKEQYQPEHRSYHQFQEPVHNPDPSSSQPRNHGYNPQLKENIRMLPDGFYERTVNKYNITRMDSNFQPPEFSLQPDFLHGEQHPTFRQHSCPYSNQYHHPQLMMTAVPDPNRRYIPPQNQNQYPVEMFWPQQNVHLDYYDQSEYQI from the exons atgaaCGGCGGTTTTCAGAGGTGTCAGCACACCTGGTGCTGCCAAAAAACGCATCCTTGCATTTATGTACGAAATAAAGCCATGCAGGGAAATGGCTATAGATTAGGTGGATCAGTTGGAACAGATTTGAAAGAGGGTATGAGGAAGTTCGGGACAGAAGCCCAAGGAACTTCAGGGATTGTTGGCACTTCTCCATGTAAATTTGGCAAACCAAAAGGACAAGTTCCGCGCAAAGATACACGAAACTTAATAACAG GAaaaacatgtttaaataaagttGGATCCACAAGTAAATCCTTGCCAAGTCAAGTAATGCAAAATCCAAAGTCAAAATCAGATTTGGAACAAAATCAAAACGCGCTTGTTAAAGTCAATACTAAGCGTAGAAGAGAACGGAAAAAGACGCCTAAAAGATCAACAGCTGGAAATATTGAACAGCCCTTAGATGACGATGGTATATG CATGAAGAATCTATTTGGTTCGCAGTTGTTTCAAGGCAATAGCAACTATCAGATCCTTAAAGCTGTTGTCCCGGAGGGAAAGTTTCAGAAGAATAGTAAGCTAGAGTGGCCATTAAGCTTCTCAATGCGTCCAGCTCTTCCAAATCCAGATCTGCAATCTAGCAGTTCATCCACCAAAGCAATAACATTCACAAAGAAAAAAGGATTTAGACGTGGAAATAAAGCTTCGCCCTGCGAAACATCTACTCAAACCATCGAAGAAGAATACGATCCTGTTTTGATCTGCCTCGAACAAATTAGAAATCAACTGGCTGGCAAAACTTCTGAAGGTCAAGAGAAAAACTTATCACGCTGCTTTGCTGAGAAATCTACAAATGTAAGTGGCATTCAGAAGGAAAGAAATGAAGCCGGTGTGGAAAATTCTAAGCAGTCATCCCCAAATGAACCCATTGAACCTGAGAAAGACGATAAAAGTGAGAATTCGAAGCCCTCTAATCCACAAGAGACAGCATCATTAGGAAGTTTTAAGAATAGTTCATCAAGGAATTCTTTAAACATATTACCGCAACCTAAATCAGAGACCAACAATAAGGAGAAGAAAAGTACGCCTCCTAAAACTCAGGCAAAATCAAATGCCGATTCTTCATCGGTTTCTAGAGAAAGTCAGAAAAAGCCGGAAGAAAAAGTAGAAGCTGATTCAAATCGTAAGGATGGAGACTTGAAAAAACCAAAGGAAACCGATAagaaaactaattttgtatGTGTTCCCACGCCCATTTTAAAACCACATATTTGTCTGTGCAGGATACGAAGAGTTATTCCAAAGTTTACAAGGGTTATGATGCCGAGTGCAGTGTGCCAGCCTCTTTTTGTGAATGGATGTCGAATGCCGAAATGGCAAACTCATAGGCAAAGCAACCAACATTGCTGCCAATGTATCCACGCACAAGGACATCAAGCTCGAATACCTTCTACAACTGCATCTAGGAAGGATGCCATACAATATGAAGAAGTAAAATCAGAATCATGTGAAAAACCGATGTCAATGGGCAAACGGGGTTTTATGAAACGAGAATCGGTTCAGCCTAATAGAAGACTCGAAGAGTCTTCCTTAAATAAGAACATTTGCTTTAGGGATCGCATCTCCACTTACAGTCAATCAACCGAAATGGAGCTGCCCACAAAACAATGTCCTCAATATGATTGTTCATATACTTCCAGCAGAACCAATACTGATTGCGACTATAGATCCTCAAATAGCGAATTTAGATCCTCGAAGAGTGTGAAGAGTAAAAGTTCACAAAAATCTTCTGATATGAGTGTTTCAAATAGTAGTTATACTGCCACAAGTGTTAATCCCAGTGAAAGGGAGTGTTTTTCAGAAGGATCGAAGACCAAGGAAAAATGCTCAAAGAAATCTTCTCCAGATAGAAGCTCAAATATAAGCAGCCACGAATCCCTGCCATCGTCTAGAAAAACATCTCATAGTTCTCTAAAGAATAGTtcgaaaacgaaaaaatcTTTCCAACGAAATGaagttaaacaaaatataaataaaaatcaagatatTCCACGAAATCAAACAAGAAATAAACGAAAACAACGACATAAGAATCGTATGAGTTCTGGAGGCGAAACTTTTCCAGAGAACTCCACAGATTGTGAACATGATGAAGTCTCTGAAGTGGCAGAAGCACAAACTCCAAGCACATCCAAAAACAGTATCTCAAAAGCTTTGAAACCaagtcaaaataaaagtgccattaatataaatgaaagtAACATCAGTAGAAACTCGGACCATTTGATTTCTGAAAGAAATACGCGAAAAGAAAGTTCGCAAGAAAGTGAGAAACGAAACCCGGATCAAAGAATAAATTTAGATAGCCATCAAAACACTGAGGTTAATCCAAAACAAACTACAGATCAAAGTTGCAATACAAATCTAGAAGTATCTTTCAGGCAGCGATCAAATTCAGCTCCAGAATGCTGGATGCTTCAATTCGCCCAAGGAAACCCAACAAATAGATATGAAAAATCACATCCAAATTCACAGGAAAATTGCAAAGAAAGACCCAGTTGTTCGGAAAACGTACTTGTACTCAAGGACGAAACTTGTGAAAGTGATTCAGATGACTATGAACTCGTTAGATGCAATGATATCTCAACAGAAGAAGAGACTGTAACTGCGAACTTTCGTGAATGCGAAACTCCGAACTACAGTATAAATGCAAGTATTATAAATCAACTTCGAAATGAGGAAAGCTCGATTAGTTCTACACAAAGCCAAATAACCTTTATCCTTGCCGACGATCAACGTCTAAATGATCTTAACATATCACAACAGGACCAAGGAAG GGAAAAACCACCAATGGTGCAAGTACCTTTTCGTATGAGCAGCACGGAAGAATTGGGCATTTCCCAGCCAAAACAATT GAGGAAATTGGGTCTAAACTTCACGAGACTCAATACCAATCAACTTCAAATGGCACCAGCGACTACAAGACACCTTCCAGTACAAActcagaaaacaaaaagaacaaggaaTCGAAACTGCAATTCTTCTGTTGGTCAGATGAACGGTTCTTCTGTTGGTCAGATGAACGGTGTATTTGTTCTAGCTTCTTCGCCATCTACTAGAACGGATACAGCAGAACAATCCATTGAAAGGAGAAATAGGACTCTGCAGAATATAAATTATCCAGGCGGTTCACATTCTTTGAGTAACAATCCACCATCCCCATCCCAAACATCTTACCCAGTACTTAGACGTATTCAAAGAAATGATTCAAACTATTCGCAAAGCGGAAGATTCATTTCGGTTAGCAGCCAATATCCTGAGCAACTGAATAAGTATTACGAAAATCAGCACAGACAAGATGAATACAGAACttgtaatataaataatagtgACCAAAGCCACCGAGATAGTCATCAAAACGAAGAAAGGTCGCATAATTCAGCTATAGTTGGAGCTTCTGGGTATTCTAATGACTTTACTTGGACAGATCCACCTCCGAACTCCCGATTAGTAGCTCCCAATACATCGACTGATGTGGAAACACTGGAAACGGTGACCCTAATGCATCCTCGAAAACTTCGTAGTTGTGAAAGTGCTGGGACCAGAAACCAGGCAAATGCCAATGATAACACAGTTCTTATAGAGACAACAACTCCATGTAACAGGGAAATTCTACTCCAGGCCTGTGGACGGCCGCCCTGTAACTCTTGTCCTCATCACTACACGGGTCTTCCCCCAAGTCTCCATCAAGGATTTACGAAGCCTCCGGATCATATGCTACAACCGCAGATCTCTGTGAGTGCTCCACAAAATATCACTCCCTTCGATGAGGGATTCCTTATAGATCCGCGGGATCAGTGGATGACCACTAAGTTACCAGCTTCAGCACCAGCCATGCAGCATCAATTTCAAATGAAGGAACAGTATCAGCCGGAACATAGATCCTATCATCAATTTCAGGAACCTGTACATAATCCAGACCCAAGTTCCTCTCAGCCCAGAAACCATGGCTACAATCCTCAACTAAAAGAGAACATTCGAATGCTTCCAGATGGATTCTATGAACGCACCGTAAATAAGTATAACATAACACGCATGGATTCAAACTTTCAGCCACCGGAATTTTCACTGCAGCCAGATTTTCTTCACGGAGAACAGCACCCTACTTTCAGACAGCACTCTTGTCCATATAGCAATCAATATCATCATCCGCAACTGATGATGACAGCCGTCCCAGATCCCAATCGACGTTATATTCcaccacaaaaccaaaaccaataCCCAGTCGAGATGTTCTGGCCACAGCAAAATGTACATTTGGATTACTATGATCAATCGGAATACCAAATTTAA
- the LOC6605489 gene encoding RNA polymerase II degradation factor 1 has translation MPNGGVKSTRSSPYWRHASPPPRRNLCSEQSSNREGQQLLRTLAQSLPSGQEAVRSRSSCPPTPRRRRQASVCRSMGSPDCVPLVSHSKLKTPVRLKAGMPVKPVLGGDAPNSKTPGQSMVASAKRRNESPTVKAKSREEEFNKIPELVSEASVAKAREKEFEKIPSRVPILTEENKPTDVKDTNNSIPETQENIKPETQTNLIIEEEKPTEGIPETEPKPSNSKIIPCFRGEYPTRHRPGTCQWFQSNVPNCGNIVTICDEEQQIMGEAEIVTACEVTEAHFLSLQCEDDNMNNEPPSISRCSKCTGCPQQQNGNWFGQQRSCPQQQQPCFQQKPSCLQQQPSCLQQQPSCLQQPQSCFQQQQRNYGRNPPCPSAKPKGCLKCQEQQQSSKAFAYNLQQSMQQQVLPPMQNMYPCQQLQQVNPCDQMEQQMQQQGIEENNYGLTEMLAEELKKQMLEAQAQIAQVQLQLNSACGGTRVRQMHVLSQNATDVPRWAPETQFMDVLAEEHDVGDAQPNETMENGEEDQGFNAQLDQHALPASFPCQTIESTRSETIWTMPSAAQSSQQQMQFGLYPVPLTMPNQNNYFQQNPQQFSCQMAPFQQQQQQQQMAHCQQIQSCRAPPCPPKKPPPCQQKQQQQRLPCQQQQPIRSGPPAQSNMCSHSPQFCPSCCCQRYAQMRFMMPRCWLR, from the coding sequence ATGCCCAATGGCGGAGTCAAGTCAACCAGGTCCAGTCCCTACTGGCGTCATGCGAGTCCTCCTCCGAGGAGGAACTTATGCTCGGAGCAATCCAGCAATCGAGAAGGACAGCAGTTGCTGCGAACCCTGGCTCAGAGTTTACCGTCTGGACAGGAAGCCGTGCGTTCCCGATCTTCCTGCCCACCCACACCTCGTCGTCGCCGCCAGGCCAGTGTCTGCAGATCGATGGGCAGTCCAGATTGTGTGCCATTGGTATCGCACAGTAAGCTCAAGACACCGGTTCGATTGAAGGCCGGTATGCCGGTGAAACCAGTGCTGGGCGGAGATGCACCCAATTCAAAGACTCCTGGTCAGTCTATGGTGGCCTCGGCTAAACGTCGTAATGAATCCCCCACAGTGAAGGCAAAAAGCAGGGAAGAAGAGTTCAATAAGATACCAGAGCTGGTTAGTGAGGCATCCGTTGCCAAGGCCAGAGAAAAAGAGTTCGAAAAGATACCTTCCAGAGTTCCGATCTTGACCGAAGAAAACAAGCCAACAGACGTGAAAGACACAAATAATTCAATTCCGGAAACGCAGGAGAACATAAAACCGGAAACGCAAACCAATTTAATAATAGAGGAAGAAAAGCCCACTGAAGGTATACCAGAAACGGAACCGAAGCCATCGAACTCGAAGATAATTCCCTGCTTTCGAGGGGAGTATCCCACACGACATCGTCCTGGTACTTGCCAATGGTTCCAATCCAACGTCCCCAATTGCGGAAATATCGTGACCATATGCGATGAGGAACAGCAAATTATGGGTGAAGCGGAAATAGTCACCGCATGCGAGGTTACCGAGGCACATTTCCTGAGCCTGCAATGTGAAGATGATAACATGAACAACGAACCGCCATCGATTTCGAGGTGCAGTAAGTGCACGGGTTGTCCACAGCAACAGAATGGTAATTGGTTTGGACAGCAACGATCTTGTcctcagcagcaacaaccttGCTTTCAACAGAAACCATCTTGCTTGCAGCAGCAACCATCTTGCTTGCAGCAGCAACCATCTTGCTTGCAGCAGCCACAATCTTGCttccagcaacagcaacgaaATTATGGACGAAATCCACCCTGTCCTAGTGCGAAACCAAAAGGATGTCTCAAGTgtcaggagcagcagcagtccaGCAAAGCATTTGCCTACAATCTGCAGCAGTCGATGCAGCAGCAAGTTCTGCCGCCGATGCAGAATATGTATCCTTGTCAGCAGCTTCAGCAAGTGAATCCCTGTGATCAAATGGAACAACAAATGCAACAGCAAGGCATTGAGGAGAACAACTATGGCCTGACCGAAATGCTGGCCGAGGAGCTAAAGAAGCAAATGCTCGAGGCTCAGGCGCAGATTGCCCAAGTGCAACTGCAGTTGAATAGTGCGTGTGGAGGCACAAGAGTGCGACAGATGCATGTGCTATCCCAGAATGCCACTGACgtcccacgttgggcgccagaAACTCAGTTCATGGATGTCCTGGCAGAGGAACACGACGTGGGCGATGCTCAACCGAATGAAACAATGGAAAACGGCGAAGAGGATCAGGGATTTAACGCGCAATTGGATCAGCATGCATTGCCGGCTAGCTTTCCGTGCCAAACCATCGAGTCCACCAGGTCGGAGACGATTTGGACCATGCCATCAGCTGCACAGTCGTCACAGCAACAGATGCAGTTTGGTCTGTATCCTGTGCCACTAACGATGCCAAATCAGAATAACTACTTCCAGCAGAATCCTCAACAGTTTTCCTGCCAAATGGCTCCttttcagcagcagcaacaacagcagcaaatgGCTCATTGTCAGCAGATTCAGTCGTGTAGAGCACCACCTTGCCCGCCCAAGAAGCCGCCTCCTTGCcagcagaaacagcagcagcagcgattACCCTGTCAGCAACAACAGCCCATAAGATCTGGTCCACCAGCCCAGTCCAATATGTGTTCTCATTCTCCACAATTTTGTcccagttgttgttgccagcGGTATGCCCAAATGAGATTCATGATGCCCCGATGTTGGCTGCGCTAA